Part of the Xylanivirga thermophila genome is shown below.
CTGCTTTAGGCGGTAATCGTATAAATTTTTTAGGAAATAAAAATGCGGTTATGCCTGTTGTTATATTTGTAACTTTCACCACAAATGTGGGGCAAGCGATTATATTGTATATAGCCGCTATGATGGGTGTATCTAATGAATTTTTAGAAGCGGCTGAAATAGATGGAGCAACAAGATGGCAAAAAATTATTCATATACTCGTGCCACTTGTTCGGCCAACAACATTGTATGTGCTAATTATGAATATAATTGCGGTACTAAAAATATTTATAGTTATTCAGCTATTGACTTCAGGAGGTCCAAATTACGCCTCTGTAACCATGATGTATTATTTGTATTTAAAGGCTTTTAGTTTTAATCAAATAGGGGAGGCATCAGCCATAGGAGTTATAATGTTTTTAATTGCCTTAGTACTATCTGTTATACAATTTAAAGTACTAAAAAGGGAAGAACAGGAGGGAATATAATGAGCAAAAGGGAAAAGATAGGGAATGGAGATTTGATTGCAAATATAATTATAGTACTATTCGCTGTAGTTAATTTATTTCCTCTTTATTGGCTGTTTACAAGTTCGTTTAAAAATTCTAGTGATGTGGTGAAAATGCCCCCAGATTGGTTTCCTAAAAAACCAACTGTTCAAAATTATATTGATTTATTTAAAAATCAACCAGCTATGAGATGGACTTTTAATAGTATATTTGTTGCCTTAGTTACTACCTTATTGGTGGTTTTAATAAGCTCTATGGCTGCATATGCCTTTGCAAAACTTGAATTTAAAGGTAGAAAGACTATTTTTTATATATTGGTGGCTTCATTGATGATACCAAAAGAAGTACTTATTGTACCATTGTTTAAAATTATTCAGGCATTTGATTGGATGGACACGTATAAAGCTATGATATTTCCTAATGTGGCCCTTTCGTTTGGAGTGTTTTTGCTTAAAGGTTTTTTTGAAACTATACCAAATTCTATAAGGGAATCGGCTAAAATAGATGGTTGTAGTGAATGGACAATTTATAGAAAGATAATTATTCCTATTGGTAAACCTGGTATAGGTGCCCTTTTCATACTTATGTTTGTACAGGTTTGGAATGATTATTTATGGCAGCTAATAATAGCCAATACTAAAGATATGAAAACATTGATGGTAGGTGTGGCAAGTTT
Proteins encoded:
- a CDS encoding carbohydrate ABC transporter permease — translated: MEYAKFKKNFVKQKDGYLFILPQMILFFVFMIYPIFEGFRMSLYKVDYISEKFIGFENYKSLFSDPNFIKSIYNTLIFIGFIVALTVIFGIFVAAALFDKNTKYISFIRGCYYIPVMVSMVVMSMIWNFLLNPANGLINYIITALGGNRINFLGNKNAVMPVVIFVTFTTNVGQAIILYIAAMMGVSNEFLEAAEIDGATRWQKIIHILVPLVRPTTLYVLIMNIIAVLKIFIVIQLLTSGGPNYASVTMMYYLYLKAFSFNQIGEASAIGVIMFLIALVLSVIQFKVLKREEQEGI
- a CDS encoding carbohydrate ABC transporter permease; amino-acid sequence: MSKREKIGNGDLIANIIIVLFAVVNLFPLYWLFTSSFKNSSDVVKMPPDWFPKKPTVQNYIDLFKNQPAMRWTFNSIFVALVTTLLVVLISSMAAYAFAKLEFKGRKTIFYILVASLMIPKEVLIVPLFKIIQAFDWMDTYKAMIFPNVALSFGVFLLKGFFETIPNSIRESAKIDGCSEWTIYRKIIIPIGKPGIGALFILMFVQVWNDYLWQLIIANTKDMKTLMVGVASLMEDLNPNFAYKMAGAAVGAIPMLIIFFMFQKYFTRGITIGAVKG